Part of the Allofrancisella frigidaquae genome is shown below.
AATTTAACAAGCAATGTGAAAAGTTAAAAGCTATTACATACGACGATATGATTTACCTTCCAGCAAAATTTTTTGAGAAAGATAAAGCAAATATCTCACGAGCTAATAATTTATATTCACATATCATTATAGATGAATACCAAGATATAAACCCAATACAACAATTTTTTTTAAAGTGTCTAGTAGGCGATAATACCTACATCATGGCAGTAGGGGATGTGGATCAAACTATATATCAATGGCGTGGATCAACTCCATATTATATGTTAGAGGGCTTCAAAAAGGACTTTAAAAAAGTCAAACAATATCAACTTTCATATACGTTTCGCTATGGTGATTTAATATCACTTATGGCTAATAACATTATAGCCAATAATAAAAAACGTCATGATAACCTATGTATTACTTATCCAAAGTTAGATAGAACTACAAATATTAGTATTCTAGATAATAGTGATAAAGCTGTGTTAAAACTAAAAGCTCTAATTGAACTAGGAATCAACGCAAGTGACATCGCTATATTAGTTAGAAAATATAATTCAACAACCGTTTTTGAATTAAGTTGTTTATATAATGATTTGCCATATCATGTGGTTGCTGATAAGGACATTTTTAGTGAAAATATATTTAAAGCTATTTATGGCTATCTAATGCTTTTAAGCAAAGGCTATGGCCTTGAAAAACATACTATAGATCAACGTATAGAATTTATAAAGGCTATGCTTGACTATCCATCTTTATACCTTAAAAAAGAGCAAAAACAAGCTTTAGCTGTAAAAATTGCTAAAAATATCGATCAAGCTACAAGTTTAATTATAGAGTTAAGTAAAAATGTTGATAAACCTTTTAAAGAAAAAAATATCCTTGCTGTGGCACACTGTTGGCGAACTATTTTCAATAATACACGTGCAAAAAGACCAGGTAAAGCCATAGACTTCATATTTGAAACGTTAGAAATAGAAAAGCTTATATCTAAAGTCTCGGCAGAGACATATTCTAGTAGGTCAAAACTTCAGATAATTGAAGGAATATCTAGCTTTGCTAAAAGTAACAAAGAAACTCTTAATGTATTTATAGACCTTTTATATGAACTATATCTAAAATCTACTCAACAAGGACTTAATGTTACTAATCCTAATCAGGTTCAAATAATGTCTATGCATAAAGCAAAGGGTTTAGAGTGGGATTACGTAGTTATCCATGATGCTACAGAAGGAGGTTTTTTTGGTGAAAATAATTCAAAAATATCAGAAGAGATTTTAGAAGAAGAACGCAGGCTTTTTTATGTAGCTATCACAAGAGTAAAAAAACACCTTTTTGTAGTAACAGCAGATGATATTGATAGGCTTTCTGAATGGTATAAAATAAAAAATAACACATATCCAAAAGACTTAAAGTGTAAAAATAGCCTTCGATTTTTATATGAAAGCAATTTAATTGAATGTGAGAATTATTTAAGTAGTTTAAATCAACTAAAAAAAGAGGATATAAAGAATAGTATTTTTAAGAAGTATCATCTGGGTAGAGTCATGTTGGCCGAATTCTAGTAGAGTACAAAGCCTAATTTTGCTAAACTATAGTTTCAGTTTGTAAATAGAAACCATCGTCGACAACAGTCACTTGTCTATCGAAAACGATAATTTATTTATTTGGAAAATAGAAAAAGACCTATGATTATAGGGCTAGTACAGAAGGTTTCTACAAACTACCCTGGTTAAAAATTAGTAAAATTTCCATGGTTTTTTTATAGCAATTAAAGCTTTATTTTTACGTTTTTCAGAATCTTCTAGAGTATTAGATTTATAAGAGCTTTTTGATCGAGGACGATTAATAAAATCATTATGGTCATAATTTTTCTTATAAGAATTAAATTCTTTAGCTCCAGGAACCCAAGATAAATTCCGATTTTGTTCAGCTTCTCCTGAATTGTAGTTACTATCTAAATTATTACTACAAAAGAGAGATGAAGTATACAGTTCATCACAAGCACTTTTCATCATTGTAAGTGAAGGAAGATTAACGTAACTAGTTACTAACATCCCACTTTCAAAAAAACTTTTCATTAGTATTTCTTTTTCTTTCATTTGATTAAGAAGACTATCATACTCTTCCTTATCTTCTAGATCAAAAGATTTTACAATAGCCTTAACCTTTAAAGAATTTAAATCATCATTATATTCTTTTATGGTATCGAGCATATCTTTAAATAAAGTGGTTTGTTTATCTTTAATCTGTGTACTTGAATACATATCAATCAAACTAAATTTAGACCAGATTTCTCTTAATTTTATATTCGAGTGGGCGAGTGCTAATAGAGCATCTGTAGCTAAAGTTTCAACATTTTTTTGTTTGAATAACAAAGCAGGTTTCATATTATCTTTATAGTTATGTGGATTTAATTCTTGTGCTGGATTACTAAACCAGCTTTCTCTACTTGTGTCACATGTAAAAAAAGCTGACCAATCAGCGAGGGCGTATGTTTGTAATATAGGTAAAACTCCATCTTTACTATCTTCTGGAATTAAACCACAAGTACCAGCTTTACCTATCATAACAACCGTAGAACCGCCTACTGCTTTAATATTCGGAGAAGTTAAATAATAATCATACCATTTGATTCCCGAGTCTTCTAATATATACTGAGGAGGTTTAGGATTGACAGCTAGTTTTCTATTAAGCATTTCTTCAACTGTTGGTAAATAATTATTATAAAATGTTGCGCCAAGGTCTCTGACAATTGACCAATCTTCATTTAATCCGCCGCCAACGTAAAGAAGAAGTTCTTTAAAATAATTATTTGCAAAAGCTTTTCCATAAACTGTTTTTGATTCAAGAAGAGCCAGTTCGTACAATTGATGAAGCTTATTTTTGTGTTTAGAATATCGCTTGTCGGATATAGCTATTTTCAAATAAGATATGTGCTTAAATGTTAACTTTCCATTCTTAGTATATTCATATTCCTTTTTTGTAGGCTGACGGTCCATCCATATATAATGATTATTTTTCTGGTTCACTTTAATCATATTTTGAATGCTAATCAAATAATTATCTGAAATTTCCCGTTCTCCAACCCATATACTATGCACTGATGACATATTGTTACCTCGAATATAATTATTTGACACAGCTTTTCTATTAAATAGAGTATATCAGATTAAAAATTCAGTTGGTATTAAGTGTAATTGACAAGATGTAATAATTTTTGACAAGACTTACAATTATTAACTTCTATATGCTTCATCCCAATTACCGGTTAAACCAGCTACTTCATATTCTGTTACACGATTTTCAAAGAAATTGGTATGATCAGCACCATTTAGAATCCACTCTAACCAAGTTAGAGGATTTTTTTCTATATTATATATTTCTTTAAGTCCTAATTGCGTGAGGCGTCTATCTGTAATATGGCGGATATACATTTTTACCTCTTCGGCATTTAGTCCTTCAATAGTTCCTAACTCATATGCTAAGTCAATAAATTTATCTTCTAACTCTACGGCTTTACTAGCCATTAGGTATATTTCTTTTTTAAAGTCGTTATCAACAATATAAGGATTTTCTTGGCAATAAATTCTAAATAAAGCGGCATTACCCTCTACATGCATAGACTCATCGCGTATCGACCATTCAACTACTTTACCCATACCTTTCATTTTCCCAAAGCGCTGGAAATTTAGTAGCATAGCAAAAGAAGCAAACAAAGCAACCCCTTCATTAAACACGGTTTTAGCTAAACATAATCCTAAACCGCGACGGGTAGAGGGATTAGCATCCATCATAAAGTCAATTTTATCTGTCATTGCTTTATACTCTAAAAAAGCATGATACTCTGAATCAGGTAACCCTAAAGTATCATTAAGTAAGGCATATGCTCTTTGGTGGATACCTTCTCTAGCCGCAAAGGAGCCTAGCATATTTCTAACTTCATTATTTTTAAATGCTGGTATAAACTGATCATAATAGTTTTGACCAACTGCAACGTCTGACTGAGTGAAAAGTCTTAGAATATTTGTAATATATTCTTTTTCTACTTTTGAGATTTTGCCATTTTTCCTAGTTTAAATCAACTAAAAAAAGAGGATATAAAGAATAGTATTTTTAAGAAGTATCATCTGGGTAGAGTCATGTTGGCCGAATTCTAGTAGAGTACAAAGCCTAATTTTGCTAAACTATAGTTTCAGTTTGTAAATAGAAACCATCGTCGACAACAGTCACTTGTCTATCGAAAACGATAATTTATTTATTTGGAAAATAGAAAAAGACCTATGATTATAGGGCTAGTACAGAAGGTTTCTACAAACTACCCTGGTTAAAAATTAGTAAAATTTCCATGGTTTTTTTATAGCAATTAAAGCTTTATTTTTACGTTTTTCAGAATCTTCTAGAGTATTAGATTTATAAGAGCTTTTTGATCGAGGACGATTAATAAAATCATTATGGTCATAATTTTTCTTATAAGAATTAAATTCTTTAGCTCCAGGAACCCAAGATAAATTCCGATTCTGTTCAGCTACTGCTTCATCGTAGCCAGTATCTACACAAAGCCCATTACATTCGATAGATGAAACATACAGAAAATCACAAGCCATTTTCATCATTGTAAATGAAGGAAGATTAGTGTAATCAGTTACGAACATTGCACTTTCAGTATATTCTTTGAGTCTTGTTTGCTTGTGGCTCATTTGATCATAAAAAGCTTTATGCTTTTTCTGATCTTTTTTATCAAAAGAAGTAGCAATACACTTAACATTTAAAGAATTTATTTCATCATTATATTCTTTTATGGTATCGAGCATATCTTTAAATAAAGTGGTTTGTTTATCTTTAATCTGTGTACTTGAATACATATCAATCAAACTAAATTTAGACCAGATTTCTCTTAATTTTATATTCGAGTGGGCGAGCGTTAATAGCTCATCTATAGATAATTCGTTAACATTTTTTTGCTGTAATAACAACAGGGGGTTTTCTTTATCCTCATATCTATGTGGATTTAATTCTTGTGCTGGCCTATCATCAAAGCTTTCTTTACTTGTGTCAGATGTAAAAAAAGCCGACCAATCAACAAGAGCGTATTTTTTTAATATAGGCAAAACTCCATCATTATCTGTAATTAAACCACAAGCACCGGCTCTACCTATCATAACAACCGTACTACCATTATTCGTTAGAGGAGTAGGAATTGTATTTGCATTATAATTAATAGTTGTATCATACATATTATGGAATTGAGCATGTACTGTCTTAAGTATGTCGTCAACTGTTGGTAAATAATCATCCTCAAATGTTGCGCCAAGGTCTCTGACAATTGACCAATCTTCATTTAATCCGCCGCCAACGTAAAGAAGAAGTTCTTTAAAATAATTATTTGCAAAAGCTTTTCCA
Proteins encoded:
- a CDS encoding ATP-dependent helicase, with amino-acid sequence MQYTSEQQKIIQHDIVSHALVSAVAGSGKTQTLIARIEYLLAKGIPANKILVLMYNKSAQLDFANRLKKVLSAEKSKYINVRTMHSLGNSFLQAFAKAGYIEFNKILKDYEVDSILLNLIKTHQKEFKIIKEIDSDRVEAFKEYISILKSDLCLDNKKLKSLNSKEKKLLDKIFVEFNKQCEKLKAITYDDMIYLPAKFFEKDKANISRANNLYSHIIIDEYQDINPIQQFFLKCLVGDNTYIMAVGDVDQTIYQWRGSTPYYMLEGFKKDFKKVKQYQLSYTFRYGDLISLMANNIIANNKKRHDNLCITYPKLDRTTNISILDNSDKAVLKLKALIELGINASDIAILVRKYNSTTVFELSCLYNDLPYHVVADKDIFSENIFKAIYGYLMLLSKGYGLEKHTIDQRIEFIKAMLDYPSLYLKKEQKQALAVKIAKNIDQATSLIIELSKNVDKPFKEKNILAVAHCWRTIFNNTRAKRPGKAIDFIFETLEIEKLISKVSAETYSSRSKLQIIEGISSFAKSNKETLNVFIDLLYELYLKSTQQGLNVTNPNQVQIMSMHKAKGLEWDYVVIHDATEGGFFGENNSKISEEILEEERRLFYVAITRVKKHLFVVTADDIDRLSEWYKIKNNTYPKDLKCKNSLRFLYESNLIECENYLSSLNQLKKEDIKNSIFKKYHLGRVMLAEF